The Nitrospira sp. genome includes a region encoding these proteins:
- a CDS encoding ABC transporter ATP-binding protein: MSDTAVSVEGLSKRYQLGATHAHTGSLAGALAQGLRRLVGRRPDVPASPPDSLWALRDVSFEIKKGEVFGVIGTNGSGKSTLLKILSRVTEPTTGRARINGRFCGLLEVGTGFHPELTGRDNVFMSGAILGMKREEIARKFDEIV, translated from the coding sequence GGTCAGCGTGGAAGGTCTGTCCAAGCGCTATCAATTAGGGGCGACGCATGCCCATACGGGGTCGTTAGCCGGCGCGCTGGCCCAGGGACTCCGTCGGCTCGTTGGACGGCGCCCCGACGTCCCCGCATCGCCCCCCGACAGCCTGTGGGCCCTGCGTGACGTCTCCTTTGAAATCAAGAAAGGGGAAGTCTTCGGCGTCATCGGCACGAACGGCTCCGGCAAGAGCACGCTGCTGAAGATTCTCTCCCGTGTGACGGAACCGACCACGGGCCGTGCGCGCATCAACGGTCGGTTTTGCGGCCTGTTAGAAGTGGGCACCGGCTTCCATCCCGAACTGACCGGCCGCGACAACGTCTTCATGAGCGGCGCCATCCTGGGGATGAAACGAGAGGAGATCGCCCGCAAGTTCGACGAAATCGT